The following coding sequences lie in one Arachis hypogaea cultivar Tifrunner chromosome 9, arahy.Tifrunner.gnm2.J5K5, whole genome shotgun sequence genomic window:
- the LOC140175240 gene encoding uncharacterized protein: MDHDKETPIVANSSFSASDLQNLARVLAQISILQSQIPRSPVSSITDPSSPYFLHPEENPGISIINVVLTTRNYDSWSRAMTLALKCKNKFCFVDGSLPKPQESDPNFMAWEKCNALVVSWFISSISEEILQSVIWHDNAADIWRDLKHRYYEGDVFRVADLEEQMFSIKQGELSITSYFARLKSIWQELDSLRPIPDCNCGESCSCGLGIVRNYKKDSYLVRFLRGLNDQYSVTRSQIMLMEPLPTLNDAFALLTQQEQQFGNLDILEANAVLAAQTSGNATIGSQSFTVRGRGSRGRGGRTGRPPTRICSFCHKSGHLVDTCYRKHGLPPHLK; this comes from the coding sequence ATGGATCACGATAAAGAAACTCCGATTGTGGCGAATTCAAGCTTCTCAGCTTCCGATCTTCAAAACCTAGCTCGTGTTCTTGCGCAGATCTCTATCCTCCAATCTCAAATCCCTCGCTCGCCGGTAAGCTCTATTACTGATCCTTCGAGCCCTTATTTCTTGCATCCTGAAGAGAATCCAGGCATATCCATCATCAATGTTGTGTTAACTACTCGAAACTATGATTCTTGGTCAAGAGCTATGACACTTGCATTAAAATGCAAGAACAAATTTTGCTTTGTTGATGGTAGCCTTCCGAAACCACAAGAATCTGATCCCAATTTCATGGCTTGGGAAAAATGTAACGCTCTTGTAGTATCATGGTTTATCTCATCGATCAGTGAGGAAATTTTACAGAGTGTGATATGGCATGATAATGCTGCTGATATTTGGCGCGATCTTAAGCATAGATATTATGAGGGTGATGTGTTTAGAGTGGCTGATCTTGAAGAACAAATGTTCTCTATCAAACAAGGAGAGTTGAGTATCACCTCCTATTTCGCGAGACTGAAATCGATATGGCAAGAACTTGACAGTCTTAGGCCAATTCCAGATTGCAATTGTGGTGAATCTTGCTCATGTGGACTTGGCATTGTTAGAAATTACAAGAAGGATAGTTACCTGGTGCGCTTCCTGAGAGGATTAAATGATCAATATTCTGTTACAAGATCTCAAATCATGTTAATGGAACCATTACCAACACTGAATGATGCCTTTGCACTTCTCACTCAACAAGAGCAACAATTTGGAAACCTTGATATCCTAGAAGCCAATGCTGTTTTAGCTGCTCAAACTAGTGGTAATGCCACCATTGGTTCTCAAAGTTTTACTGTTCGTGGAAGAGGAAGCCGTGGCAGAGGTGGCAGGACTGGCAGACCACCTACTCGGATCTGCTCTTTTTGTCACAAGAGTGGGCACCTTGTTGACACATGTTATAGAAAACATGGGCTGCCGCCTCATCTCAAATAA
- the LOC112712194 gene encoding glycerate dehydrogenase, with protein sequence MAKPVSIEVWNPNGKYRVVSTKPMPGTRWINLLIQQDCRVEICTQKKTILSVEDIIQLIGDKCDGVIGQLTEDWGEELFKALSRAGGKAFSNMAVGYNNVDVNVATKYGVAVGNTPGVLTETTAELAASLTLAAARRIVEADEFMRAGLYDGWLPHLFVGNLLKGQTVGVIGAGRIGSAYARMMVEGFKMNLIYFDLYQSTRLEKFVTAYGEFLKANGEKPVTWKRASSMDEVLQQADIISLHPVLDKTTYHLVNKERLSKMKKEAILINCSRGPVIDEAALVDHLRENPMFRVGLDVFEDEPYMKPGLSEMKNAIVVPHIASASKWTREGMATLAALNVLGKIKGYPIWFDANRVEPFLNENTPPPAACPSIVNAKALGLPVSKL encoded by the exons ATGGCAAAGCCAGTTTCAATTGAGGTATGGAACCCAAATGGGAAATACAGAGTTGTTAGCACAAAACCAATGCCCGGAACTCGTTGGATCAATCTCCTTATCCAGCAAGATTGTCGTGTTGAa ATATGTACACAGAAGAAAACAATTCTCTCAGTTGAAGACATTATTCAACTAATTGGTGATAAGTGTGATGGAGTTATTGGTCAG TTGACTGAAGACTGGGGAGAAGAGTTGTTCAAAGCTTTGAGCAGAGCTGGAGGCAAAGCTTTCAGTAACATGGCAGTTGGTTATAACAACGTTGATGTCAACGTTGCTACCAAGTATGGTGTTGCTGTTGGAAACACTCCT GGAGTTCTGACTGAGACAACGGCAGAGCTGGCAGCTTCATTGACTTTAGCAGCTGCTAGAAGGATAGTTGAGGCTGATGAGTTCATGAGGGCAGGATTATATGATGGATGGCTCCCTCATCT TTTTGTTGGAAATCTGCTGAAAGGACAAACAGTTGGTGTTATTGGAGCTGGCCGTATTGGATCGGCTTATGCAAGAATGATG GTTGAAGGATTCAAGATGAACCTGATTTACTTCGATCTCTACCAGTCAACTCGACTCGAAAAGTTTGTTACAG CTTATGGTGAATTCTTGAAAGCGAATGGCGAGAAACCGGTGACTTGGAAAAGGGCATCATCCATGGATGAGGTCCTTCAGCAGGCAGATATA ATTAGTCTTCATCCTGTCTTGGATAAAACCACTTATCATCTGGTTAACAAGGAGAGACTCTCCAAGATGAAGAAG GAAGCAATACTAATAAACTGCAGTAGAGGGCCTGTTATTGATGAAGCTGCACTTGTTGACCATTTGAGGGAGAATCCAATGTTTCGCGTAGGACTCGACGTGTTTGAG GATGAGCCTTACATGAAACCTGGGCTCTCAGAGATGAAGAATGCTATTGTGGTACCTCACATTGCTTCTGCTTCTAAG TGGACTCGTGAGGGAATGGCCACACTAGCTGCTCTAAATGTTCTG GGTAAGATCAAAGGGTACCCAATTTGGTTTGATGCCAATAGAGTGGAACCGTTTCTGAATGAGAATACTCCACCACCAGCTGCATGCCCAAGCATTGTTAATGCAAAAGCTCTTG GTTTGCCAGTTTCAAAGCTATAG
- the LOC112712192 gene encoding B3 domain-containing transcription factor VRN1 isoform X3 — MSSPPGPIHFFQIVNETSLQNGELRIRRSFVSEHWQGISSPVLLVLPNGSEWKMDWEKRDADVCFVQGWKKFAEFYSLEKEQVLMFKYEGKSRFNVIILGRSGLEREYPLLNGTLEAEGSGNSKRPNSPLRNSPKKRRTNTEEEARFNACSHNARPRDRDGRRIFSKSEASNNVEAPKHAESSSALERAWAFSSLNPWFYRRMRPAYINNYLLFRAEDYVTEEERKENEFLSLWVTDESRPWHAKISKHDSNGQIMLTTGWKQFVRDNNLKLNDVCVFEKTRNSEGLSFRVIIYRATQESTNIPAQDGADQSNQTNVRNSFAERGHEGTSKEYSKNYKRRGRASKWTEDQFTITLKQSQHIPYGFAKKYLQKAKALTLQIGNRIWEIKLDYYPHHCYARLSSGWPKFVKDCNLKEADECTFQLIDRENFVFDVQLNSNY, encoded by the exons ATGTCATCTCCACCAGGCCCCATTCACTTTTTCCAGATTGTTAATGAAACCAGCCTTCAAAATGGTGAATTG AGGATTCGCAGAAGTTTTGTAAGTGAACATTGGCAAGGAATATCAAGCCCGGTATTACTTGTGCTTCCTAATGGTTCCGAATGGAAGATGGACTGGGAAAAGCGTGATGCTGATGTTTGCTTTGTTCAAGGTTGGAAGAAATTTGCAGAGTTTTATTCTTTGGAAAAGGAGCAGGTTTTGATGTTCAAGTATGAAGGGAAGTCACGGTTCAATGTTATAATACTCGGTCGGAGTGGCTTGGAAAGGGAGTATCCTTTGTTGAATGGAACTCTTGAAGCTGAAGGGAGTGGTAACTCTAAAAGGCCAAACTCTCCGTTGCGAAATTCTCCTAAGAAGAGAAGAACCAACACAGAAGAAGAAGCTAGATTCAATGCATGTTCTCATAATGCAAGGCCAAGAGACAGAGATGGAAGGAGAATCTTCTCAAAATCTGAGGCTTCTAACAACGTGGAGGCACCAAAACATGCTGAAAGTAGTAGTGCTTTGGAGAGAGCCTGGGCCTTCAGTTCTCTGAATCCTTGGTTCTATCGCAGAATGAGACCAGCGTACATCAATAACTATCTTCTG TTCAGAGCAGAAGATTAtgtaacagaagaagaaagaaaggagaatgAGTTTCTCAGTCTCTGGGTTACCGATGAGAGTAGACCATGGCATGCTAAGATCTCGAAGCATGATAGTAATGGACAGATAATGCTTACTACGGGTTGGAAGCAATTTGTAAGGGACAACAACCTGAAACTAAATGATGTTTGTGTTTTTGAGAAAACTAGAAATTCCGAAGGACTTTCATTTAGAGTTATTATCTACCGTGCCACGCAAGAATCAACCAATATTCCAGCTCAAG ATGGAGCAGACCAAAGCAACCAAACCAATGTTAGAAACAGTTTTGCTGAAAGGGGCCATGAAGGAACTTCAAAAGAATACTCAAAAA ATTACAAACGTCGCGGACGTGCCAGCAAATGGACTGAAGATCAGTTCACTATCACCTTAAAGCAAAGTCAG CACATACCTTATGGCTTTGCCAAAAAATATCTACAAAAGGCAAAAGCTTTGACACTGCAGATTGGGAACAGAATATGGGAGATTAAGCTAGACTATTATCCACATCATTGCTATGCCAGATTATCCTCGGGATGGCCCAAATTTGTTAAGGATTGTAATCTTAAGGAAGCAGATGAATGCACCTTTCAGCTGATAGATAGGGAGAACTTTGTATTTGATGTTCAACTGAATTCTAATTACTAG
- the LOC112712192 gene encoding B3 domain-containing transcription factor VRN1 isoform X2, giving the protein MSSPPGPIHFFQIVNETSLQNGELRIRRSFVSEHWQGISSPVLLVLPNGSEWKMDWEKRDADVCFVQGWKKFAEFYSLEKEQVLMFKYEGKSRFNVIILGRSGLEREYPLLNGTLEAEGSGNSKRPNSPLRNSPKKRRTNTEEEARFNACSHNARPRDRDGRRIFSKSEASNNVEAPKHAESSSALERAWAFSSLNPWFYRRMRPAYINNYLLFRAEDYVTEEERKENEFLSLWVTDESRPWHAKISKHDSNGQIMLTTGWKQFVRDNNLKLNDVCVFEKTRNSEGLSFRVIIYRATQESTNIPAQDQSNQTNVRNSFAERGHEGTSKEYSKNYKRRGRASKWTEDQFTITLKQSQVKSTAHIPYGFAKKYLQKAKALTLQIGNRIWEIKLDYYPHHCYARLSSGWPKFVKDCNLKEADECTFQLIDRENFVFDVQLNSNY; this is encoded by the exons ATGTCATCTCCACCAGGCCCCATTCACTTTTTCCAGATTGTTAATGAAACCAGCCTTCAAAATGGTGAATTG AGGATTCGCAGAAGTTTTGTAAGTGAACATTGGCAAGGAATATCAAGCCCGGTATTACTTGTGCTTCCTAATGGTTCCGAATGGAAGATGGACTGGGAAAAGCGTGATGCTGATGTTTGCTTTGTTCAAGGTTGGAAGAAATTTGCAGAGTTTTATTCTTTGGAAAAGGAGCAGGTTTTGATGTTCAAGTATGAAGGGAAGTCACGGTTCAATGTTATAATACTCGGTCGGAGTGGCTTGGAAAGGGAGTATCCTTTGTTGAATGGAACTCTTGAAGCTGAAGGGAGTGGTAACTCTAAAAGGCCAAACTCTCCGTTGCGAAATTCTCCTAAGAAGAGAAGAACCAACACAGAAGAAGAAGCTAGATTCAATGCATGTTCTCATAATGCAAGGCCAAGAGACAGAGATGGAAGGAGAATCTTCTCAAAATCTGAGGCTTCTAACAACGTGGAGGCACCAAAACATGCTGAAAGTAGTAGTGCTTTGGAGAGAGCCTGGGCCTTCAGTTCTCTGAATCCTTGGTTCTATCGCAGAATGAGACCAGCGTACATCAATAACTATCTTCTG TTCAGAGCAGAAGATTAtgtaacagaagaagaaagaaaggagaatgAGTTTCTCAGTCTCTGGGTTACCGATGAGAGTAGACCATGGCATGCTAAGATCTCGAAGCATGATAGTAATGGACAGATAATGCTTACTACGGGTTGGAAGCAATTTGTAAGGGACAACAACCTGAAACTAAATGATGTTTGTGTTTTTGAGAAAACTAGAAATTCCGAAGGACTTTCATTTAGAGTTATTATCTACCGTGCCACGCAAGAATCAACCAATATTCCAGCTCAAG ACCAAAGCAACCAAACCAATGTTAGAAACAGTTTTGCTGAAAGGGGCCATGAAGGAACTTCAAAAGAATACTCAAAAA ATTACAAACGTCGCGGACGTGCCAGCAAATGGACTGAAGATCAGTTCACTATCACCTTAAAGCAAAGTCAGGTGAAAAGTACTGCG CACATACCTTATGGCTTTGCCAAAAAATATCTACAAAAGGCAAAAGCTTTGACACTGCAGATTGGGAACAGAATATGGGAGATTAAGCTAGACTATTATCCACATCATTGCTATGCCAGATTATCCTCGGGATGGCCCAAATTTGTTAAGGATTGTAATCTTAAGGAAGCAGATGAATGCACCTTTCAGCTGATAGATAGGGAGAACTTTGTATTTGATGTTCAACTGAATTCTAATTACTAG
- the LOC112712192 gene encoding B3 domain-containing transcription factor VRN1 isoform X1, with protein MSSPPGPIHFFQIVNETSLQNGELRIRRSFVSEHWQGISSPVLLVLPNGSEWKMDWEKRDADVCFVQGWKKFAEFYSLEKEQVLMFKYEGKSRFNVIILGRSGLEREYPLLNGTLEAEGSGNSKRPNSPLRNSPKKRRTNTEEEARFNACSHNARPRDRDGRRIFSKSEASNNVEAPKHAESSSALERAWAFSSLNPWFYRRMRPAYINNYLLFRAEDYVTEEERKENEFLSLWVTDESRPWHAKISKHDSNGQIMLTTGWKQFVRDNNLKLNDVCVFEKTRNSEGLSFRVIIYRATQESTNIPAQDGADQSNQTNVRNSFAERGHEGTSKEYSKNYKRRGRASKWTEDQFTITLKQSQVKSTAHIPYGFAKKYLQKAKALTLQIGNRIWEIKLDYYPHHCYARLSSGWPKFVKDCNLKEADECTFQLIDRENFVFDVQLNSNY; from the exons ATGTCATCTCCACCAGGCCCCATTCACTTTTTCCAGATTGTTAATGAAACCAGCCTTCAAAATGGTGAATTG AGGATTCGCAGAAGTTTTGTAAGTGAACATTGGCAAGGAATATCAAGCCCGGTATTACTTGTGCTTCCTAATGGTTCCGAATGGAAGATGGACTGGGAAAAGCGTGATGCTGATGTTTGCTTTGTTCAAGGTTGGAAGAAATTTGCAGAGTTTTATTCTTTGGAAAAGGAGCAGGTTTTGATGTTCAAGTATGAAGGGAAGTCACGGTTCAATGTTATAATACTCGGTCGGAGTGGCTTGGAAAGGGAGTATCCTTTGTTGAATGGAACTCTTGAAGCTGAAGGGAGTGGTAACTCTAAAAGGCCAAACTCTCCGTTGCGAAATTCTCCTAAGAAGAGAAGAACCAACACAGAAGAAGAAGCTAGATTCAATGCATGTTCTCATAATGCAAGGCCAAGAGACAGAGATGGAAGGAGAATCTTCTCAAAATCTGAGGCTTCTAACAACGTGGAGGCACCAAAACATGCTGAAAGTAGTAGTGCTTTGGAGAGAGCCTGGGCCTTCAGTTCTCTGAATCCTTGGTTCTATCGCAGAATGAGACCAGCGTACATCAATAACTATCTTCTG TTCAGAGCAGAAGATTAtgtaacagaagaagaaagaaaggagaatgAGTTTCTCAGTCTCTGGGTTACCGATGAGAGTAGACCATGGCATGCTAAGATCTCGAAGCATGATAGTAATGGACAGATAATGCTTACTACGGGTTGGAAGCAATTTGTAAGGGACAACAACCTGAAACTAAATGATGTTTGTGTTTTTGAGAAAACTAGAAATTCCGAAGGACTTTCATTTAGAGTTATTATCTACCGTGCCACGCAAGAATCAACCAATATTCCAGCTCAAG ATGGAGCAGACCAAAGCAACCAAACCAATGTTAGAAACAGTTTTGCTGAAAGGGGCCATGAAGGAACTTCAAAAGAATACTCAAAAA ATTACAAACGTCGCGGACGTGCCAGCAAATGGACTGAAGATCAGTTCACTATCACCTTAAAGCAAAGTCAGGTGAAAAGTACTGCG CACATACCTTATGGCTTTGCCAAAAAATATCTACAAAAGGCAAAAGCTTTGACACTGCAGATTGGGAACAGAATATGGGAGATTAAGCTAGACTATTATCCACATCATTGCTATGCCAGATTATCCTCGGGATGGCCCAAATTTGTTAAGGATTGTAATCTTAAGGAAGCAGATGAATGCACCTTTCAGCTGATAGATAGGGAGAACTTTGTATTTGATGTTCAACTGAATTCTAATTACTAG
- the LOC112712192 gene encoding B3 domain-containing transcription factor VRN1 isoform X4, producing MSSPPGPIHFFQIVNETSLQNGELRIRRSFVSEHWQGISSPVLLVLPNGSEWKMDWEKRDADVCFVQGWKKFAEFYSLEKEQVLMFKYEGKSRFNVIILGRSGLEREYPLLNGTLEAEGSGNSKRPNSPLRNSPKKRRTNTEEEARFNACSHNARPRDRDGRRIFSKSEASNNVEAPKHAESSSALERAWAFSSLNPWFYRRMRPAYINNYLLFRAEDYVTEEERKENEFLSLWVTDESRPWHAKISKHDSNGQIMLTTGWKQFVRDNNLKLNDVCVFEKTRNSEGLSFRVIIYRATQESTNIPAQDQSNQTNVRNSFAERGHEGTSKEYSKNYKRRGRASKWTEDQFTITLKQSQHIPYGFAKKYLQKAKALTLQIGNRIWEIKLDYYPHHCYARLSSGWPKFVKDCNLKEADECTFQLIDRENFVFDVQLNSNY from the exons ATGTCATCTCCACCAGGCCCCATTCACTTTTTCCAGATTGTTAATGAAACCAGCCTTCAAAATGGTGAATTG AGGATTCGCAGAAGTTTTGTAAGTGAACATTGGCAAGGAATATCAAGCCCGGTATTACTTGTGCTTCCTAATGGTTCCGAATGGAAGATGGACTGGGAAAAGCGTGATGCTGATGTTTGCTTTGTTCAAGGTTGGAAGAAATTTGCAGAGTTTTATTCTTTGGAAAAGGAGCAGGTTTTGATGTTCAAGTATGAAGGGAAGTCACGGTTCAATGTTATAATACTCGGTCGGAGTGGCTTGGAAAGGGAGTATCCTTTGTTGAATGGAACTCTTGAAGCTGAAGGGAGTGGTAACTCTAAAAGGCCAAACTCTCCGTTGCGAAATTCTCCTAAGAAGAGAAGAACCAACACAGAAGAAGAAGCTAGATTCAATGCATGTTCTCATAATGCAAGGCCAAGAGACAGAGATGGAAGGAGAATCTTCTCAAAATCTGAGGCTTCTAACAACGTGGAGGCACCAAAACATGCTGAAAGTAGTAGTGCTTTGGAGAGAGCCTGGGCCTTCAGTTCTCTGAATCCTTGGTTCTATCGCAGAATGAGACCAGCGTACATCAATAACTATCTTCTG TTCAGAGCAGAAGATTAtgtaacagaagaagaaagaaaggagaatgAGTTTCTCAGTCTCTGGGTTACCGATGAGAGTAGACCATGGCATGCTAAGATCTCGAAGCATGATAGTAATGGACAGATAATGCTTACTACGGGTTGGAAGCAATTTGTAAGGGACAACAACCTGAAACTAAATGATGTTTGTGTTTTTGAGAAAACTAGAAATTCCGAAGGACTTTCATTTAGAGTTATTATCTACCGTGCCACGCAAGAATCAACCAATATTCCAGCTCAAG ACCAAAGCAACCAAACCAATGTTAGAAACAGTTTTGCTGAAAGGGGCCATGAAGGAACTTCAAAAGAATACTCAAAAA ATTACAAACGTCGCGGACGTGCCAGCAAATGGACTGAAGATCAGTTCACTATCACCTTAAAGCAAAGTCAG CACATACCTTATGGCTTTGCCAAAAAATATCTACAAAAGGCAAAAGCTTTGACACTGCAGATTGGGAACAGAATATGGGAGATTAAGCTAGACTATTATCCACATCATTGCTATGCCAGATTATCCTCGGGATGGCCCAAATTTGTTAAGGATTGTAATCTTAAGGAAGCAGATGAATGCACCTTTCAGCTGATAGATAGGGAGAACTTTGTATTTGATGTTCAACTGAATTCTAATTACTAG